From a region of the Narcine bancroftii isolate sNarBan1 chromosome 5, sNarBan1.hap1, whole genome shotgun sequence genome:
- the rnf115a gene encoding E3 ubiquitin-protein ligase RNF115 isoform X3, producing MAEAAAVSPLRFFCHCCKGEVCPKLPEYTCPQCQSGFIEEVTDETSFMDRGTNGLDEDSATQFAELWDRTFLNLDQTFLLVNGRPFRGGTSLEHEAGVPDRGGQQSDIWGPSRHPSYPIARRYRSRASPRPARSPAIEGIIQQLFAGLFSNAGLPGSPQTFSWSGLLHSNPADYAWGQSGLDAVITQLLGQLENTGPPPADKDRIAALPTVTVSQEQIASSLECPVCKEDYLLEEPVRQLPCHHLFHSDCIVPWLELHDTCPVCRKSLSGEITTGHQRTPEELSGNLANSGIRQRDPWTY from the exons GAATATACCTGCCCCCAGTGCCAGTCGGGCTTCATTGAGGAGGTGACTGACGAGACAAG TTTCATGGACAGGGGAACGAATGGGTTGGACGAAGATTCAGCCACACAGTTTGCAGag CTGTGGGACCGCACCTTCCTGAACCTGGACCAGACTTTCCTCTTGGTGAATGGGAGACCCTTCCGCGGTGGGACGTCGCTGGAGCACGAAGCAGGGGTCCCAGATCGAGGGGGCCAGCAGAGCGACATCTGGGGTCCTAGCCGGCATCCCAGCTATCCCATCGCCAGGCGCTACCGATCAAGGGCTTCTCCCCGACCTGCCAGGTCGCCGGCAATCGAAGG CATCATCCAGCAGCTGTTTGCGGGCCTGTTCTCCAACGCTGGGCTGCCGGGGTCCCCACAGACTTTCTCCTG GAGTGGGCTGCTGCACTCAAACCCTGCTGATTACGCCTGGGGACAGAGTGGTCTCGATGCAGTCATCACGCAG CTCCTGGGCCAACTGGAGAACACGGGCCCCCCACCGGCGGACAAGGACAGAATCGCTGCCCTCCCCACGGTGACCGTGTCCCAAGAGCAGATCG CTTCCTCTCTTGAGTGTCCTGTCTGCAAAGAGGATTATCTGCTAGAGGAACCGGTCCGCCAGCTTCCCTGTCACCACCTCTTCCACAGCGACTGCATCGTGCCCTGGTTAGAGCTG CATGACACGTGCCCGGTGTGCCGCAAGAGCCTGAGCGGGGAGATCACCACGGGTCACCAGCGGACTCCAGAGGAGCTATCAGGGAACCTGGCGAACAGCGGGATCAGGCAACGGGATCCGTGGACATACTGA